The proteins below are encoded in one region of Tolumonas auensis DSM 9187:
- a CDS encoding DEAD/DEAH box helicase family protein, producing MTFKKINIPLFIKTTKENPNDVFFEPLLSSSVSYKVAVGYFSSKWIKDVAAGVAQFASNGGNACWLISPQLTKEDYNALLEGEVNSDLSERLFKKSFQELFDSLKEETLATISWLITDGILKFRIAVPCNNLDGIMHSKMGVFEDDYGNKVAFSGSYNLTGSAKGNWERIDVFSSYFSEESALRTQDIESDFDMMWNGYDRNLKVFTPSQSCLKPFLDFTQNTQRPYKKPCRFSIPKHFLNEKGEIRPYQIEAVNKWFKANGRGIFCMATGSGKTVTALSAVVKLADYVDNNQTNLFVLIVVPYIHLAMQWCDEITSFGFNPIKCFDGVSKWGQQLSQSLTSSLIQKRGITVAVCTNATFTSNSFRCFDSYFKKITSLLVADEMHNLGSPECLKLLPNDVNYRLGLSATPRRHNDDEGTQAIYDYFGDEVINFSLKDAINNHCLTKYFYYPTIVEFTAEEWDEYKELSIQLCRFIKIDSNGGFKFSDGAKPLLLKRARIINSMENKYKAFFEYVSKVGLNKHTLVYVGDTKEDGIRAVEYVTKRLGTEFDISCNKFTAETELLDRSAILKNFSLGKIDVIVAIKCLDEGVDVPSTQYAHILASSTNPREYIQRRGRVLRNSPNKEYAYIYDYIAVPPNSDMDGFSKGDLNIFRGLFKREIKRIEEFAELAVNYGDSLELFSKIRKKLGIYMS from the coding sequence ATGACTTTTAAAAAAATTAATATTCCACTTTTTATCAAGACAACAAAAGAAAATCCTAATGATGTTTTTTTTGAGCCTTTGTTATCATCTTCTGTGTCATACAAAGTGGCCGTAGGATATTTTTCTTCAAAATGGATTAAAGATGTTGCTGCCGGGGTTGCGCAATTTGCGTCTAATGGAGGAAATGCTTGTTGGCTTATTTCTCCTCAGCTTACAAAAGAGGATTACAATGCTTTGTTAGAGGGGGAGGTCAACTCTGATTTAAGTGAAAGGTTGTTCAAGAAAAGTTTTCAGGAGTTATTTGATTCGTTAAAAGAAGAAACATTGGCAACTATAAGTTGGTTAATTACTGACGGTATATTGAAGTTTAGAATAGCAGTGCCTTGCAATAACCTAGATGGAATCATGCATTCAAAAATGGGTGTTTTTGAAGATGATTATGGAAACAAAGTTGCATTTTCTGGTTCATATAATCTTACTGGTTCAGCAAAAGGAAATTGGGAAAGAATCGATGTTTTTTCCTCTTATTTTAGTGAAGAGTCTGCTTTGCGAACTCAAGATATAGAATCTGATTTTGATATGATGTGGAATGGATATGATCGAAATTTAAAAGTGTTTACCCCATCTCAATCATGTTTAAAACCATTTTTGGATTTTACTCAAAACACACAAAGACCTTATAAAAAGCCTTGTAGATTTTCCATTCCTAAACATTTTCTCAATGAAAAAGGCGAAATCCGTCCATATCAAATAGAAGCTGTAAATAAATGGTTTAAAGCTAACGGAAGAGGTATTTTCTGTATGGCTACAGGATCAGGAAAAACTGTTACAGCATTATCAGCTGTTGTAAAGTTGGCTGATTATGTAGACAATAATCAAACTAATTTGTTTGTACTAATTGTAGTACCATATATACATTTAGCTATGCAATGGTGTGATGAAATTACTTCTTTTGGTTTTAACCCTATTAAGTGTTTTGATGGTGTTTCAAAATGGGGTCAACAACTCTCACAAAGCCTAACATCATCTTTAATTCAAAAAAGAGGAATTACGGTAGCTGTATGCACTAATGCTACGTTTACATCTAATTCGTTTAGATGTTTCGATTCATACTTTAAAAAAATAACGTCTTTGTTGGTCGCAGATGAAATGCACAATCTTGGTTCTCCAGAATGTCTAAAACTGTTACCAAACGATGTAAACTATAGATTAGGTCTTTCGGCAACACCTCGGCGCCATAATGATGATGAAGGGACACAAGCTATTTATGATTATTTTGGTGATGAAGTCATTAATTTCTCATTAAAAGATGCAATTAATAATCATTGCTTAACAAAATATTTTTATTACCCGACTATTGTTGAGTTTACAGCTGAAGAATGGGATGAGTATAAAGAGTTATCAATCCAACTTTGTAGGTTCATTAAAATTGATTCTAATGGTGGATTTAAATTCTCTGATGGAGCCAAACCACTTTTGTTAAAAAGAGCAAGAATAATTAACTCTATGGAAAATAAATATAAGGCATTCTTCGAATATGTGTCTAAAGTAGGATTAAATAAACATACTCTTGTGTATGTTGGTGATACAAAAGAAGATGGAATTAGAGCTGTGGAATATGTTACTAAACGGTTAGGAACAGAGTTTGACATTTCTTGTAATAAGTTTACAGCTGAAACTGAACTATTAGACAGGAGTGCAATACTAAAAAATTTCTCTCTTGGGAAAATAGATGTAATTGTTGCCATAAAGTGTTTAGATGAAGGAGTTGATGTTCCTTCGACTCAATATGCTCACATATTAGCGTCATCCACAAATCCTAGAGAATATATTCAAAGAAGAGGTAGAGTATTAAGAAACTCGCCCAATAAAGAATATGCATATATATACGACTACATTGCGGTTCCACCTAATTCTGATATGGATGGATTTTCAAAAGGGGATCTAAATATATTTAGAGGCTTATTCAAAAGAGAAATTAAGAGGATCGAAGAATTTGCAGAGTTAGCTGTTAATTATGGGGATAGTTTGGAGCTCTTTTCTAAAATTCGTAAGAAACTTGGAATTTATATGAGTTGA